The window GAAGAGCTACATAAATCCGCTGATATACCAGTCTTACAGCACCTTCGACCAGAGACTTTTCTCTTGGCTGACGCGGTCTTGCCGGAATGATAGTGGTGTTGTAATGCTCAGCAAAGGTTTCAAAGGTCTCGTTCAGGACTGGAGAGTATTTGCTGCCTTTGGTAACTGCAGACCGGAGGTTGTCAGGCACGATTACCCTTGGAACCCCGCCGAAGAACTCCAGCATCCTTGTGCAGCTTCCGATGAAGTCGGGTTTCTTCTGGGTGTAAGTGGCTTCCACATAAGTGTATTGAGTACAGCCCAGCGTAGCCACAAATACCTCTACAGGAAAATGCTCCCCTGTATCGGGATCAGTGACATAGAGCTTTTTACCCGCATAGTCGATGAATACTTTATCTCCGGCTAGGTGCTCAAAATGCATCGTTAGCCCCTGCTTACCCACGTATTGCCGAATATGTTTGCGGAACTGGCTGGCCTGAAAACCGTCAGGATGCTTCTGTCGGTATTCTTCCCAGAGACGCTGACGTGTCATGCCTTTTATTCGCAACTTCTTAACGATCCCAGGCAATAAAGGAAGTAATACTTCCAGCCTGTCACTTTGCTGCACAGGGGCTGGTGGACCTAATATTAATTCAGCTAAACCTTCATCGGAAAGCTGATTAACCTCTTCAAAGGAAAGGCCTGTTTGTTGAAATCTTTTAAGATAGGACTTGACAGTATTGCGGGAGACTCCCGTCAATTTGCTGAGCTGCTTGGAGCCATGGCCTTCAAAATGGCCTCGTAAAATTTGTTTGATCTTGTTCATGGTAAGAGTGCGATTGGCCATGGGAATGCTTAATTGTTTGCACTCCTAACAGGACTTAAAAGCCTCTTATTCCATTCCAGAAAAATAACTTTTGACGGGGGTCAATTTACATCACCAGCCGGGGGTCAATTTGAATCACCAGCTGGGGGTCAATTTAAATCGTCAGAAGGGGGTCAACTTCATCATTTTTTGCAAATGATATTTGAAGAGCCGGCTTTTTCATGAAGGTTATCGACATTTTGCGTAATTATGCTCACATCAAAGAATTCCTGAAGCTTAGCAAGTTCGAGGTGAGCTAAGTTTGGGTGGACTGATAGCGCTTGCTTTCTTCGTTGATTGTAAAACTCCAAGACAACTTTCTTATTTTTTTTCCAACCTTCAGGTGATGCAACTTCCATGACATCATGACCTTCCCAAAGCCCATTACTATCCCTAAAAGTTGCAATTCCACTTTCGGCAGATATTCCAGCACCAGTTAATGCTACAAGCTTTTTCTTCATTTTATAAAGGTTTATAATCCAAGGGAAGCAAATCACCTGTTTTTAGCCAACCCATATAGCCTTCGAACAAGAGATCGTAGGGAGGGGAGAAACTTCCGTTTTCATAAATTTCAATTTTTCCATTGAGAAAGTGAATCAAACTTTCTTGATTTTCGGCTTTATATGGTAAGATATAATTTGCATCAGGCTTTGCTTTCGTATAGATGACCTGGAGATAATCTTCAAAGTGAAGTGTTATTTTACCTGCATCTTCTTTTGTGATATACTGGTAGAGATCTATAGGGTTTTTTTCAAGTTGATCTATAGTTTTTGGAAGCTTTTTCAATCTTGCAAATTCTTCAATAGTGTAAGGAGTTGGTCTGCCTAACCTTATGTTTTGCGCAATGCTATCTAAATGCTCCTCTGATGGTCGATTAATGTTAGGGATTTTTCTAAGTCTTCTTACTAAAAACCCCTCTTCTTCAACTTTATTGTTGTATATCGCTCTAAGCAAATGCATAGAACTTCCTTCGTAGGCCTTTTTTCTATTGGTTTCAATCTGTTTTTTCTTTCTTTTAGAAAGGCCGTCATACTCAGTAAAGTAGGAGTATCCTCCATAGAAAATCTTTTTCTCAGCCAAAGAATATTCAAACGTATGAAGCAAATACCTGATAGTATAACCTAAATTTGGGTTTTCTATGATTAAATCTTGATTGGCTTTTGCTAAAAGTGTTCTTGGAATACTTTGATCATCTAAAATCAATATATTAGGATTGACCAATTTACTTTTCAGAGAATTGGTACTATTTCCTAGGAAAAAGCCTTTAAAAACCTCAAGGTTTCCGTACCATAACTGGTCTCTTTTCGAAACAACTTCAACTTCTGTTAGTTCTAAATCATCAGTAGCTAACTTGAATCTATAGAGTCTGTTTTGTATTTCGGACTGTTCAAGTTCAAAATTGAGTGTAGTGAACCCTAAAGATTTAATAATTAATTCATGTTTGCCTTCATTGAGTGTCAAATTGAAATGCCCCAAAGAATCGCTCAAAGTCCCAATACTTGTATTACTAAGAAATATCATTGCGTATGGGATTGGGGTATTATTATTTTCATTTTCAACAATGCCTCTCAAGGTCACTTGTGAATAGGATTTACCAGCATTGAGTAAAATAAAAAATAGCAGCAAGGATATACGGAACTTCATGTTACAATTTAGTAGCATAATCTTAGAGAATAAAGAGTGCCAATTGAGATATTTATAAGATCAATTTCAGAATTAAAAGTTAGAACAAAAAAAGCAGGACTTTCGACCTGCTCTTTCATTACTTTTTCTTGGTGAATCTTCCCTTTTTCTTTTCAGGTTGATTTTCTATAATTTCGATTGTTTCTGCATAGCTCAATTCAGCTGCATCTTTGTCTTTAGGGATTTTGAAATTGTTTTTACCAAATTTAATGTAGGGTCCCCATCTGCCATTGAGGATTTGAATTTCTTCATTTTCCTCAAACGTTTTGATATGCTTTTCTGCATCAGCTTTCCTTTTGGCTTTAATGAGTTCAATGGCTTCTTCTTCATTGATGCTCAGAGGGTCATGTTCTTTTCCTAAAGAGACAAATTTACTATCGTGTCTCAAATATGGTCCAAACCTTCCAATAGCAGCGACAATTTTTTTGTCTTCAAAATTTCCAACATCTCTTGGTAGTTTGAACAATTCCAAAGCATCTTCAAGTGAAATATTTTCAATGAATTGACCTTTTTTAAGACTTGCAAATTGTTTTTCCTCGTCTTCTTGGTCTCCGATTTGAACCAAGGGGCCAAATTTCCCTAATCTGGCAATAATTTTTTTCCCTGATTTAGGATCTATTCCTATTTCCCTCGAAGTATTGATATCTTCTCTTGCTACATTGGAAGTCTCCTCAACTCTAGTGTGAAATGCTCCATAGAAATTTTGGATCATGTCCTCCCAGTTTTGAGTTCCATGTGCTATTTCATCAAATTCTTTTTCTACTCTAGCAGTAAATGTAAAATCAATAACATTGGGGAAATGTTCTACCAAAAAGTCATTTACCACCATCGCTATATTAGTAGGGAATAATTTGTTTTTATCCGCTCCTGCAATTTCAGTTTTTGATTCCTTTTTGAACTCGCCCTTAGCAATCTTCATTTCTACATACTTTCTTTCATTTCCATCACGTGATTCTTTGATCACATAATTTCTTTTTTGAATTGTAGAAATGGTAGGTGCATAAGTAGAGGGTCTTCCTATACCCATCTCTTCCAATTTTTTCACCAAAGAAGCTTCAGTATATCTCGGAGCAGGTCTTGAGAAGGTTTCTCTACCTTTCATTTCAGTCAACTTCAGAGTCTGACCAACAGTCAATGGAGGAAGTAAACCTTTTTCTGTACTTTCTTCATCCTCTTCTTCATCATCGGTACTTTCTAAATAGACCTTTAAAAAGCCTTCAAACTTGATGACTTCGCCACTTGCAGAAAGTGTCTGTGGTAAGGTAGAAATGGCAATGCTAACATTTGTTTTTTCAAGTTCAGCATCTGCCATTTGCGAAGCGATCGCTCTTTTCCAAATCAATTCATATAGGCGCTGCTCGTTTCTATCACCAGATGTGTCATGTTTGGAGAAGTCCGTTGGTCGAATAGCTTCGTGAGCTTCTTGAGCCCCTTCTGATTTGGTTGTATATTTTCTTGATTTATGAAACTCAGGTCCGTAAGCAGAGGTAATTTCATTTTTTGCAGCCGCCATTGCATCATCTGAAAGGTTGGTGCTGTCCGTTCTCATGTAGGTAATCTTACCAGCTTCATACAGCTTTTGAGCCACCGACATGGTCTGTGCTACTGAAAAGCTAAGTTTTCTACTTGCTTCTTGCTGTAAGGTTGATGTTGTAAATGGTGCAGAAGGGGTTTTTTTGCCTGGCTTTTTCTCCAAACTTTTGATGCTGAAATCAGCACCCAAACACTTTTTCAAAAAATCTTCCGCTTCTTCTTGAGTTTCGAATTTCTTTGGTAATTCTGCTGAAAGTGTTTTCCCTTCAACATCAAAAAGTGCTGTGATTCTGTAAGAAGACTTTGAATTGAATTTTTCGACCTCTCTTTCACGCTCCACGATGAGTCTTACAGCTACAGATTGAACTCTGCCAGCTGAAAGTCCTGCTTTGATTTTTTTCCAAAGAATCGGAGAAAGCTCAAAACCAACTAATCGATCTAAAATCCTCCTAGCTTGCTGTGCATTGACTAAATCATAATCAATTGTCCTTGGGTTTTCGATTGCCTTGGTGATTGCATTTTTGGTGATTTCTCTAAAGACGATTCTTTTGCTGTTTTCATCCTTTAGTTTCAAAACCTCTTTTAAATGCCAGCTTATAGCTTCTCCTTCGCGGTCATCATCACTAGCTAGGTAAACCATTTCAGCATCTTTGACAAGATTTTTGAGTTGTTTTATAACTTCTTTTTTGTCTGCAGTGACTTCGTAAGTAGGTTTGAATTTATTTTGAATGTCTATGGCTTTGTCTCCTTTTGGTAAATCTCTGACATGACCATAACTAGAAGCGACTTTAAAATCCTTCCCTAAATATCCTTCTATGGTCTTTGCTTTGGCAGGGGACTCGACTATGACTAAATTTTTTGACATATTTTTCTAAAATTAAAACAATGCATTTATTAAAATACACATTTAAAATCTAAAAATAGATGCGATTACCTTGTATTCCAAATTATCAAAGGTACTATCTTCGATTTGGCATGATTATTTCAATTAGTTTTGAAGTGAAAATTAAATTGCAGGAATGAATAGTAATAAAATATTAGTGATTTTAAGACACGGTGAGGCAGATTTTAATGTTGGTCGTGGGACAGATTATGATCGAGAGCTAAGTAATATTGGGAAGTCTCAATTGACAAGGTTAAAGTCACTTTTTGAAAAAACCGGAATCTTTGTAAATAGAGTAATTTCAAGTTCTGCCAAACGAACAAGGCAGACGACAGAAATTATTTGTAGCAATTTTGAATCTTCAATTATTGAATATAAGAATGACTTTTATGATGCTGAATTTCCGTCAATTCAAAAAGTCCTAGAAAGTGTAGATAAGGATGATCAATGTGTAATGGTAGTTGGTCATAATCCAGGAGTAAGTGCATTGGTGTCTTATATTGCAGATCAAGGATACTTATCAATTCAACCTGGGATGATGGTTATCATTGAGTTAACTATCGATGATTGGAAACATTTAGGAAGTGGCACGGGAATAGTCAGAGAAGTTTTACAATAAGCTGTTGAATATTCGCTTCTTCAAGGAATTAATATTTTATCAACTTGTTTAAACTTACAGTTGAATTTTGTTTTTTTACAGAATAAACAGATTGAATCAAATCATTTTGAAATTTTAAAATTAAAAATAATGTCTTTGAAACATCAAATAATAGATAGTTTTGACCCTAATGGGGTAAGTACTTATAATAGTCTTTTTGGTCTCCCATTTGATGAAATTACAGCAGAATTGATCATCATTCCAGTTCCCTGGGAAGTGACTGTTTCATATTCACCTGGCACAGCCGATGGCCCTGAGGCTATTTTGAATGCTTCGATGCAAGTGGATTTATT is drawn from Belliella baltica DSM 15883 and contains these coding sequences:
- a CDS encoding carboxypeptidase-like regulatory domain-containing protein yields the protein MKFRISLLLFFILLNAGKSYSQVTLRGIVENENNNTPIPYAMIFLSNTSIGTLSDSLGHFNLTLNEGKHELIIKSLGFTTLNFELEQSEIQNRLYRFKLATDDLELTEVEVVSKRDQLWYGNLEVFKGFFLGNSTNSLKSKLVNPNILILDDQSIPRTLLAKANQDLIIENPNLGYTIRYLLHTFEYSLAEKKIFYGGYSYFTEYDGLSKRKKKQIETNRKKAYEGSSMHLLRAIYNNKVEEEGFLVRRLRKIPNINRPSEEHLDSIAQNIRLGRPTPYTIEEFARLKKLPKTIDQLEKNPIDLYQYITKEDAGKITLHFEDYLQVIYTKAKPDANYILPYKAENQESLIHFLNGKIEIYENGSFSPPYDLLFEGYMGWLKTGDLLPLDYKPL
- the istA gene encoding IS21 family transposase, with amino-acid sequence MANRTLTMNKIKQILRGHFEGHGSKQLSKLTGVSRNTVKSYLKRFQQTGLSFEEVNQLSDEGLAELILGPPAPVQQSDRLEVLLPLLPGIVKKLRIKGMTRQRLWEEYRQKHPDGFQASQFRKHIRQYVGKQGLTMHFEHLAGDKVFIDYAGKKLYVTDPDTGEHFPVEVFVATLGCTQYTYVEATYTQKKPDFIGSCTRMLEFFGGVPRVIVPDNLRSAVTKGSKYSPVLNETFETFAEHYNTTIIPARPRQPREKSLVEGAVRLVYQRIYVALQGKVFLSLESLNEALVPLVSNYNDYALRGEESRREQFETLERNSLLALPELPYQLMSVKVCTVMKNTHICLGEDKHYYSVPHQYMGKKVKVLFNDDRLEVFYKYHPIAKHKRDKRKHKYTTLRDHLAGNQKYVSDWSYEFFVSEGNKISKEVGKFLSSLMESIPHPEQGYRSCSGILHLARKVGSQRITGACKRASEYGVYTYPMIEQILSKNLDAISFSDEQLEESSQMPKHHNIRGNRYFS
- a CDS encoding SixA phosphatase family protein, with protein sequence MNSNKILVILRHGEADFNVGRGTDYDRELSNIGKSQLTRLKSLFEKTGIFVNRVISSSAKRTRQTTEIICSNFESSIIEYKNDFYDAEFPSIQKVLESVDKDDQCVMVVGHNPGVSALVSYIADQGYLSIQPGMMVIIELTIDDWKHLGSGTGIVREVLQ
- the topA gene encoding type I DNA topoisomerase; translation: MSKNLVIVESPAKAKTIEGYLGKDFKVASSYGHVRDLPKGDKAIDIQNKFKPTYEVTADKKEVIKQLKNLVKDAEMVYLASDDDREGEAISWHLKEVLKLKDENSKRIVFREITKNAITKAIENPRTIDYDLVNAQQARRILDRLVGFELSPILWKKIKAGLSAGRVQSVAVRLIVEREREVEKFNSKSSYRITALFDVEGKTLSAELPKKFETQEEAEDFLKKCLGADFSIKSLEKKPGKKTPSAPFTTSTLQQEASRKLSFSVAQTMSVAQKLYEAGKITYMRTDSTNLSDDAMAAAKNEITSAYGPEFHKSRKYTTKSEGAQEAHEAIRPTDFSKHDTSGDRNEQRLYELIWKRAIASQMADAELEKTNVSIAISTLPQTLSASGEVIKFEGFLKVYLESTDDEEEDEESTEKGLLPPLTVGQTLKLTEMKGRETFSRPAPRYTEASLVKKLEEMGIGRPSTYAPTISTIQKRNYVIKESRDGNERKYVEMKIAKGEFKKESKTEIAGADKNKLFPTNIAMVVNDFLVEHFPNVIDFTFTARVEKEFDEIAHGTQNWEDMIQNFYGAFHTRVEETSNVAREDINTSREIGIDPKSGKKIIARLGKFGPLVQIGDQEDEEKQFASLKKGQFIENISLEDALELFKLPRDVGNFEDKKIVAAIGRFGPYLRHDSKFVSLGKEHDPLSINEEEAIELIKAKRKADAEKHIKTFEENEEIQILNGRWGPYIKFGKNNFKIPKDKDAAELSYAETIEIIENQPEKKKGRFTKKK